The following proteins are encoded in a genomic region of Neovison vison isolate M4711 chromosome 12, ASM_NN_V1, whole genome shotgun sequence:
- the NCF4 gene encoding neutrophil cytosol factor 4, which produces MALAQQLRAESDFEQLPDDVAISANIADIEEKRGFTSYFVFVIEVKTKGGSKYLIYRRYRQFYALQSKLEERFGPENKTSPFTCSLPTLPAKVYMGVKQEIAEMRIPALNAYMKSLLSLPIWVLMDEDVRIFFYQSPYDSEQVPQALRRLRPRTRKIKSESPQGAIIDRMAAPRAEALFDFTGNSKLELNFKVGDVIFLLSRINKDWLEGTVRGSTGIFPQSFVKILKDFPEEEDPTNWLRCYFYEDTISTTKDIAVDEDLSSTPLFKDLLQLMRREFQREDIALNYRDTEGDLVRLLSDEDVVLMVRQAQSLPSQKRLFPWKLHITQKDDYAVYNTVP; this is translated from the exons ATGGCCCTGGCCCAGCAGCTGCGAGCCGAGAG TGACTTTGAGCAGCTTCCCGACGACGTCGCCATCTCCGCCAACATCGCTGACATCGAGGAGAAAAGGGGCTTCACCAGCTACTTT GTGTTCGTCATCGAGGTGAAGACAAAAGGGGGCTCAAAATACCTCATCTACCGTCGCTACCGCCAGTTCTATGCCCTGCAGAGCAAGCTGGAGGAGCGGTTTGGGCCGGAGAACAAGACCAGCCCGTTCACCTGCAGCTTGCCCACGCTCCCAG CCAAAGTCTACATGGGTGTGAAACAGGAGATCGCGGAGATGCGGATTCCTGCCCTCAACGCCTACATGAAG AGCCTCCTCAGCCTACCCATCTGGGTGCTGATGGACGAGGATGTCCGGATCTTCTTCTACCAGTCGCCCTATGATTCAGAgcaggtgccccaggccctgcGCCGGCTCCGGCCACGCACCCGGAAAAT CAAGAGCGAGTCCCCACAAGGCGCCATCATTGACCGCATGGCAGCTCCGCGAGCCGAG gcCCTGTTTGACTTCACAGGCAACAGCAAACTGGAACTGAATTTCAAAGTTGGAGATGTGATCTTCCTTCTCAGCCGGATCAATAAAGACTGGCTGGAG GGCACTGTGAGGGGATCCACGGGCATCTTCCCACAGTCGTTCGTGAAAATCCTCAAGGacttcccagaggaagaagacCCTACCAACTGGCTGCGCTGCTACTTCTACGAGGACACCATCAGCACCACCAA GGACATCGCAGTGGACGAGGACCTCAGCAGCACTCCACTGTTCAAGGACCTGCTGCAGCTCATGAG GCGGGAGTTCCAGAGGGAGGACATTGCCCTAAATTACCGGGACACCGAGGGCGATCTGGTGCGGCTGCTCTCAGATGAGGACGTGGTGCTCATGGTGAGGCAGGCCCAGAGTCTCCCCTCCCAGAAACGCCTCTTCCCTTGGAAGCTGCATATCACCCAGAAGGATGACTACGCGGTCTACAACACTGTCCCCTGA